Below is a window of Deltaproteobacteria bacterium DNA.
GGACGATAAAGAGTGTCAGAAACGTGGCGGTGCAAAGACCGGTGACAAAGGTAGGGGCCATGGTGCCCCAGACAATGGAGTATCTCGGGATGCCCAAGGCCATCTATTTCTTATCAATATACTCCGGGAACCTGCAGGGGGCTATCCCAACCTGCTGAGAACTTCCACTTTTTTCTTGTTTTTCTTGCATTCCTCGGTGGGTGCTGTTATTGTCCAATCAGCATTCTGGTTTAAGGCAAACCTTGCTTTAACGCGCTGGAAAGGAGCTCCCTATGTTTGATCTTAACAAGGACGATATGTTGAGCAAAATCTATCAATACAAACTGGACCGGCCAGACGGTTGGTGCAACATCTCAGTCCATGAAATCATCGCAAGCGAAAATGCCAAGGTTGAATTCATTGCCGTGCCAAACCTAGGTGTACTGCAAGCTGAAAGAGAGTATTTCGGTGTGGGAGACACCTTGGAAGACGCTTTGGCTGCCTGCCTGAGTAAGATCAAATCCGTAAGTATCAAGGGCTTATTTCCCAAACTTGAGGAAGCGTACAAGTAATTTGGCCTTTGGCATCGGCTTGACAGATACGCCCGAAACAGATAATAGCAGTTCGTGTCATGGTGTTTGGGTAGGTTAGAAGCCGGGATCTGAGGTGAGCCAGAGCATCATATGAATACGGCAATCAGGCTAATGGCAATACCAGCCCCAAAAATGCAATTCCTCCAAGATAATGCTTTGCTTCTCAGAAATGCTTCTTGGATCTTTGATTCCAATCCGTAGAATTTGCCTGTTAATGGTGGTTCATTTGAAAACGACACCTCCAGTTCAAGATATTGGTCCCATTCCGGTCCTCCAGGTGCCTTTAGCTCATCAATCCCACGATTCAAGGTTTTGATTTGAGTTGTTTCACGGCTTATGGTCTCTTCAAAATACCCCTTGAGTATCTCAGAGATTTCTTTGAATCCATCATCCCCATCCTTTAGGACGAAGTCTAGATTTTGCATTTTCGTAAATGCAGAAATTGAAGTTGAATATGTTGGGACAACGATTCGGTAAACAAATGGATAATGGTCAGCGTTTGACAGCAACCACCCAATAGTCGTTACTAATGCTCCGGCTATGCCAAGATAATGCTTGATTTTGAGAGGTCTCATTAGAATCTCCCACCCAGGTCACGATTTGTTGAGTTGATGAAGGTTTTGCTGCACATATGTTGTGCGCCATGCGCCATATATCCTCTGAAGGTCCTTCGATCAGAAGGTCTTGAAGTTATAGGCTTCTTTTATAATCGCAACATCCATCCTTACCAGGAATGTCTCCGTCGTGAAGAGGCGTTGAGAATATATGCCGAACAGATGGACCTGAAAGTGATTTACCAAGACGGCTACGACGTGGAAACATTCCTGCAAAACGTGGTTTTCCGCGAAGCAGAACGGTGCAACTTCTGCTATCATGATCGGCTCAAGTCCACTGCGCTCATTGCCAGACGCGGCCATTTTGATTACTATACTTCTTCCCTTTTGCAAAGTAAATTTCAAAAGCATGAGGTGATAAGGTCAATTGGTGAGAGCCTTGGAAAGTCCTGTGGTGTGCCGTTCTTCTACAGAGATTTTCGACAAGGCTGGAAAGAAGGCATTGAGACGTCCAAGCGTCTGAATATGTACCGCCAGCAATACTGCGGATGTATTTACAGCGAAAAAGAGCGG
It encodes the following:
- a CDS encoding epoxyqueuosine reductase QueH, which gives rise to MKVLLHICCAPCAIYPLKVLRSEGLEVIGFFYNRNIHPYQECLRREEALRIYAEQMDLKVIYQDGYDVETFLQNVVFREAERCNFCYHDRLKSTALIARRGHFDYYTSSLLQSKFQKHEVIRSIGESLGKSCGVPFFYRDFRQGWKEGIETSKRLNMYRQQYCGCIYSEKERFFKARR